In a genomic window of Rhododendron vialii isolate Sample 1 chromosome 12a, ASM3025357v1:
- the LOC131310290 gene encoding probable alpha,alpha-trehalose-phosphate synthase [UDP-forming] 9 isoform X2: MGYRTPVCCKLFLAVMESRSGANFFELASGDLLDIPQTPRALPRVMTAPGIISDLDGDLDVTSPVCRERQIIVANMLPLHAQRDVETAKWCFSWDEDSLLLQLKDGLSLETEVVYVGSLKVEVDVSEQEEIAQKLLENFNCVPTFVPHELHEKFYHGFCKQQLWPLFHYMLPMCSDHGDRFDRLLWQAYVSVNKIFADKVMEVINPEEDYVWVNDYHFMVLPTFLRKRYYRVKLGFFLHSPFPSSEIYRTLPVRDEILRGLLNCDLIGFHTFDYARHFLSCCSRMLGLNYESKRGYIGLDYFGRTVYIKILPVGIHMGRLQSVLNLSSTAVRVREIQEQFKGKKVILGIDDMDIFKGISLKLLAFEQLLQRYPDLQGELVLIQIVNPARSSGKDVQEAKRETYLTSGRINNMYGSPGYQPVILIDRPVARYEKTAYYGLAECCIVSAVRDGMNLVPYKYIVCRQGSPSMDKAMGIKTDSPRTSMLVVSEFIGCSPSLSGAIRVNPWDIDSVAEAMNLAITMPDSEKRLRHEKHYRYVSSHDVAYWARSFVQDLERACKDHYSKRCWGIGLGLGFRVVSLSPNFRKLSIDHIVSTYKRTNRRAIFLDYDGTIVPQSSIVKSLSPDVVAVLNVLCNDPKNTVFIVSGRGRSSLIEWLAPCERLGIAAEHGFFIKWSKNTDWESSPLTAHLEWKQIVEPVMKSYREATDGSNIEIKESALVWHHQDADPDFGSCQAKELLDHLESVLSNEPAVVNRGHHIVEVKPQGVSKGLVAEKVISTMVKNGEPPDFLMCIGDDRSDEDMFESISSTVSCPSFPVAPEIFACTVGKKPSKAKYYLDDSADVVRLLCGLANASCPKPTRVAHFQVSMENPF, from the exons ATGG GATACAGGACACCTGTATGCTGCAAACTGTTTCTAGCAGTGATGGAATCTAGATCAGGTGCAAACTTTTTTGAATTGGCTTCTGGGGACCTACTTGATATCCCTCAAACTCCAAGAGCTCTTCCCAGGGTGATGACTGCACCTGGAATTATATCCGACTTGGATGGGGATTTGGATGTGACCTCACCAGTTTGTCGTGAGAGGCAAATTATAGTCGCAAATATGCTACCTTTGCATGCTCAAAGGGACGTTGAAACTGCCAAATGGTGCTTCAGCTGGGATGAGGATTCACTTCTATTGCAACTGAAGGATGGATTGTCACTTGAGACTGAGGTGGTATATGTGGGTTCTCTCAAGGTTGAAGTGGATGTCAGTGAACAAGAAGAAATTGCCCAGAAACTTCTTGAGAATTTCAATTGTGTCCCCACCTTCGTTCCACATGAACTTCATGAAAAATTCTATCATGGTTTTTGCAAACAGCAACTATGGCCTCTTTTCCATTACATGCTACCTATGTGCTCTGACCACGGTGACCGTTTTGACCGTCTACTTTGGCAGGCTTACGTATCCGTAAACAAAATATTTGCGGATAAAGTTATGGAAGTAATTAATCCGGAAGAAGATTATGTTTGGGTTAATGATTATCACTTCATGGTTCTCCCTACATTCTTGAGGAAGCGCTACTATCGAGTCAAGCTAGGATTCTTTCTCCACAGTCCTTTCCCTTCATCTGAAATATATCGAACTCTTCCAGTTAGAGATGAAATTCTTAGAGGGTTGCTGAACTGTGATCTGATTGGGTTTCACACGTTTGATTATGCGCGCCACTTTCTGTCATGCTGCAGTAGAATGTTGGGTCTGAACTATGAATCAAAGCGTGGATACATTGGGCTTGATTATTTTGGTCGAACTGTGTACATTAAAATTCTGCCCGTGGGTATTCATATGGGTCGACTTCAATCTGTGTTGAATCTTTCCTCTACGGCTGTCCGAGTCAGAGAGATTcaggaacagtttaaggggaaaAAGGTGATTCTTGGCATTGATGACATGGACATATTTAAAGGGATCAGTCTGAAACTCCTAGCTTTTGAACAACTCTTGCAACGGTATCCGGATTTGCAGGGTGAATTAGTCTTAATCCAAATAGTAAACCCTGCTAGGAGCTCAGGAAAGGATGTACAAGAAGCGAAGAGAGAGACATATTTGACTTCCGGGAGGATTAACAATATGTATGGCTCCCCTGGATATCAACCAGTCATTCTGATTGATCGTCCTGTTGCCCGTTACGAAAAGACAGCATACTATGGTTTGGCTGAATGTTGTATCGTGAGCGCAGTGAGGGATGGGATGAACTTGGTTCCTTACAAGTATATTGTTTGCCGACAGGGTTCTCCAAGTATGGACAAAGCCATGGGTATCAAAACAGATTCCCCTCGCACAAGCATGCTTGTTGTGTCCGAGTTCATAGGGTGCTCGCCTTCCTTAAGTGGAGCAATAAGGGTTAACCCATGGGATATTGATTCCGTGGCTGAGGCTATGAATCTGGCAATCACAATGCCCGATTCTGAGAAACGCTTGCGGCATGAGAAACATTATCGATATGTTAGTTCTCACGATGTAGCGTATTGGGCTCGCAGTTTTGTGCAAGATTTGGAGAGAGCATGCAAAGATCACTACAGTAAGCGCTGCTGGGGAATTGGTTTAGGTCTGGGGTTTAGAGTTGTTTCgctctctccaaatttcagaAAGTTGTCAATTGATCACATTGTCTCAACGTATAAAAGGACCAATAGAAGGGCTATTTTTCTGGACTATGATGGTACGATTGTCCCCCAGAGTTCTATTGTTAAAAGCCTGAGCCCTGACGTTGTGGCTGTTCTGAATGTTCTGTGCAATGATCCAAAGAACACTGTCTTTATTGTTAGTGGGAGGGGAAGAAGTTCGCTGATTGAGTGGCTTGCTCCCTGTGAGAGGCTGGGAATTGCTGCTGAACATGGGTTCTTCATAAA ATGGAGTAAGAACACAGACTGGGAATCCAGTCCCTTGACTGCACACCTCGAGTGGAAGCAAATTGTGGAACCGGTTATGAAATCATACAGAGAGGCAACTGATGGCTCTAACATAGAAATTAAAGAGAGCGCTCTAGTATGGCACCATCAGGATGCTGATCCTGACTTCGGATCCTGCCAAGCTAAGGAATTGTTGGATCATTTGGAAAGTGTGCTTTCTAATGAACCTGCAGTTGTCAACAGGGGTCACCATATTGTTGAAGTCAAGCCACAA GGAGTAAGCAAAGGGTTGGTTGCAGAGAAGGTTATCTCAACAATGGTTAAAAATGGGGAACCACCGGATTTTTTGATGTGCATTGGGGACGATAGGTCAGATGAAGACATGTTTGAGAGCATATCAAGCACAGTCTCTTGTCCTTCCTTTCCGGTAGCTCCCGAGATATTTGCTTGCACTGTTGGGAAAAAGCCAAGCAAGGCCAAGTATTATCTTGACGATTCAGCTGATGTAGTTAGACTACTTTGTGGCCTCGCTAATGCTTCTTGTCCGAAACCCACGCGTGTTGCTCATTTCCAAGTTTCAATGGAGAATCCGTTTTGA
- the LOC131310290 gene encoding probable alpha,alpha-trehalose-phosphate synthase [UDP-forming] 9 isoform X1, whose product MQDYAVHSEILMWSYCFVRSLNICSGYRTPVCCKLFLAVMESRSGANFFELASGDLLDIPQTPRALPRVMTAPGIISDLDGDLDVTSPVCRERQIIVANMLPLHAQRDVETAKWCFSWDEDSLLLQLKDGLSLETEVVYVGSLKVEVDVSEQEEIAQKLLENFNCVPTFVPHELHEKFYHGFCKQQLWPLFHYMLPMCSDHGDRFDRLLWQAYVSVNKIFADKVMEVINPEEDYVWVNDYHFMVLPTFLRKRYYRVKLGFFLHSPFPSSEIYRTLPVRDEILRGLLNCDLIGFHTFDYARHFLSCCSRMLGLNYESKRGYIGLDYFGRTVYIKILPVGIHMGRLQSVLNLSSTAVRVREIQEQFKGKKVILGIDDMDIFKGISLKLLAFEQLLQRYPDLQGELVLIQIVNPARSSGKDVQEAKRETYLTSGRINNMYGSPGYQPVILIDRPVARYEKTAYYGLAECCIVSAVRDGMNLVPYKYIVCRQGSPSMDKAMGIKTDSPRTSMLVVSEFIGCSPSLSGAIRVNPWDIDSVAEAMNLAITMPDSEKRLRHEKHYRYVSSHDVAYWARSFVQDLERACKDHYSKRCWGIGLGLGFRVVSLSPNFRKLSIDHIVSTYKRTNRRAIFLDYDGTIVPQSSIVKSLSPDVVAVLNVLCNDPKNTVFIVSGRGRSSLIEWLAPCERLGIAAEHGFFIKWSKNTDWESSPLTAHLEWKQIVEPVMKSYREATDGSNIEIKESALVWHHQDADPDFGSCQAKELLDHLESVLSNEPAVVNRGHHIVEVKPQGVSKGLVAEKVISTMVKNGEPPDFLMCIGDDRSDEDMFESISSTVSCPSFPVAPEIFACTVGKKPSKAKYYLDDSADVVRLLCGLANASCPKPTRVAHFQVSMENPF is encoded by the exons ATGCAGGATTATGCAGTGCATAGTGAAATACTTATGTGGAGTTATTGTTTTGTACGTTCTTTGAATATTTGTTCAGGATACAGGACACCTGTATGCTGCAAACTGTTTCTAGCAGTGATGGAATCTAGATCAGGTGCAAACTTTTTTGAATTGGCTTCTGGGGACCTACTTGATATCCCTCAAACTCCAAGAGCTCTTCCCAGGGTGATGACTGCACCTGGAATTATATCCGACTTGGATGGGGATTTGGATGTGACCTCACCAGTTTGTCGTGAGAGGCAAATTATAGTCGCAAATATGCTACCTTTGCATGCTCAAAGGGACGTTGAAACTGCCAAATGGTGCTTCAGCTGGGATGAGGATTCACTTCTATTGCAACTGAAGGATGGATTGTCACTTGAGACTGAGGTGGTATATGTGGGTTCTCTCAAGGTTGAAGTGGATGTCAGTGAACAAGAAGAAATTGCCCAGAAACTTCTTGAGAATTTCAATTGTGTCCCCACCTTCGTTCCACATGAACTTCATGAAAAATTCTATCATGGTTTTTGCAAACAGCAACTATGGCCTCTTTTCCATTACATGCTACCTATGTGCTCTGACCACGGTGACCGTTTTGACCGTCTACTTTGGCAGGCTTACGTATCCGTAAACAAAATATTTGCGGATAAAGTTATGGAAGTAATTAATCCGGAAGAAGATTATGTTTGGGTTAATGATTATCACTTCATGGTTCTCCCTACATTCTTGAGGAAGCGCTACTATCGAGTCAAGCTAGGATTCTTTCTCCACAGTCCTTTCCCTTCATCTGAAATATATCGAACTCTTCCAGTTAGAGATGAAATTCTTAGAGGGTTGCTGAACTGTGATCTGATTGGGTTTCACACGTTTGATTATGCGCGCCACTTTCTGTCATGCTGCAGTAGAATGTTGGGTCTGAACTATGAATCAAAGCGTGGATACATTGGGCTTGATTATTTTGGTCGAACTGTGTACATTAAAATTCTGCCCGTGGGTATTCATATGGGTCGACTTCAATCTGTGTTGAATCTTTCCTCTACGGCTGTCCGAGTCAGAGAGATTcaggaacagtttaaggggaaaAAGGTGATTCTTGGCATTGATGACATGGACATATTTAAAGGGATCAGTCTGAAACTCCTAGCTTTTGAACAACTCTTGCAACGGTATCCGGATTTGCAGGGTGAATTAGTCTTAATCCAAATAGTAAACCCTGCTAGGAGCTCAGGAAAGGATGTACAAGAAGCGAAGAGAGAGACATATTTGACTTCCGGGAGGATTAACAATATGTATGGCTCCCCTGGATATCAACCAGTCATTCTGATTGATCGTCCTGTTGCCCGTTACGAAAAGACAGCATACTATGGTTTGGCTGAATGTTGTATCGTGAGCGCAGTGAGGGATGGGATGAACTTGGTTCCTTACAAGTATATTGTTTGCCGACAGGGTTCTCCAAGTATGGACAAAGCCATGGGTATCAAAACAGATTCCCCTCGCACAAGCATGCTTGTTGTGTCCGAGTTCATAGGGTGCTCGCCTTCCTTAAGTGGAGCAATAAGGGTTAACCCATGGGATATTGATTCCGTGGCTGAGGCTATGAATCTGGCAATCACAATGCCCGATTCTGAGAAACGCTTGCGGCATGAGAAACATTATCGATATGTTAGTTCTCACGATGTAGCGTATTGGGCTCGCAGTTTTGTGCAAGATTTGGAGAGAGCATGCAAAGATCACTACAGTAAGCGCTGCTGGGGAATTGGTTTAGGTCTGGGGTTTAGAGTTGTTTCgctctctccaaatttcagaAAGTTGTCAATTGATCACATTGTCTCAACGTATAAAAGGACCAATAGAAGGGCTATTTTTCTGGACTATGATGGTACGATTGTCCCCCAGAGTTCTATTGTTAAAAGCCTGAGCCCTGACGTTGTGGCTGTTCTGAATGTTCTGTGCAATGATCCAAAGAACACTGTCTTTATTGTTAGTGGGAGGGGAAGAAGTTCGCTGATTGAGTGGCTTGCTCCCTGTGAGAGGCTGGGAATTGCTGCTGAACATGGGTTCTTCATAAA ATGGAGTAAGAACACAGACTGGGAATCCAGTCCCTTGACTGCACACCTCGAGTGGAAGCAAATTGTGGAACCGGTTATGAAATCATACAGAGAGGCAACTGATGGCTCTAACATAGAAATTAAAGAGAGCGCTCTAGTATGGCACCATCAGGATGCTGATCCTGACTTCGGATCCTGCCAAGCTAAGGAATTGTTGGATCATTTGGAAAGTGTGCTTTCTAATGAACCTGCAGTTGTCAACAGGGGTCACCATATTGTTGAAGTCAAGCCACAA GGAGTAAGCAAAGGGTTGGTTGCAGAGAAGGTTATCTCAACAATGGTTAAAAATGGGGAACCACCGGATTTTTTGATGTGCATTGGGGACGATAGGTCAGATGAAGACATGTTTGAGAGCATATCAAGCACAGTCTCTTGTCCTTCCTTTCCGGTAGCTCCCGAGATATTTGCTTGCACTGTTGGGAAAAAGCCAAGCAAGGCCAAGTATTATCTTGACGATTCAGCTGATGTAGTTAGACTACTTTGTGGCCTCGCTAATGCTTCTTGTCCGAAACCCACGCGTGTTGCTCATTTCCAAGTTTCAATGGAGAATCCGTTTTGA
- the LOC131310290 gene encoding probable alpha,alpha-trehalose-phosphate synthase [UDP-forming] 9 isoform X3, with amino-acid sequence MESRSGANFFELASGDLLDIPQTPRALPRVMTAPGIISDLDGDLDVTSPVCRERQIIVANMLPLHAQRDVETAKWCFSWDEDSLLLQLKDGLSLETEVVYVGSLKVEVDVSEQEEIAQKLLENFNCVPTFVPHELHEKFYHGFCKQQLWPLFHYMLPMCSDHGDRFDRLLWQAYVSVNKIFADKVMEVINPEEDYVWVNDYHFMVLPTFLRKRYYRVKLGFFLHSPFPSSEIYRTLPVRDEILRGLLNCDLIGFHTFDYARHFLSCCSRMLGLNYESKRGYIGLDYFGRTVYIKILPVGIHMGRLQSVLNLSSTAVRVREIQEQFKGKKVILGIDDMDIFKGISLKLLAFEQLLQRYPDLQGELVLIQIVNPARSSGKDVQEAKRETYLTSGRINNMYGSPGYQPVILIDRPVARYEKTAYYGLAECCIVSAVRDGMNLVPYKYIVCRQGSPSMDKAMGIKTDSPRTSMLVVSEFIGCSPSLSGAIRVNPWDIDSVAEAMNLAITMPDSEKRLRHEKHYRYVSSHDVAYWARSFVQDLERACKDHYSKRCWGIGLGLGFRVVSLSPNFRKLSIDHIVSTYKRTNRRAIFLDYDGTIVPQSSIVKSLSPDVVAVLNVLCNDPKNTVFIVSGRGRSSLIEWLAPCERLGIAAEHGFFIKWSKNTDWESSPLTAHLEWKQIVEPVMKSYREATDGSNIEIKESALVWHHQDADPDFGSCQAKELLDHLESVLSNEPAVVNRGHHIVEVKPQGVSKGLVAEKVISTMVKNGEPPDFLMCIGDDRSDEDMFESISSTVSCPSFPVAPEIFACTVGKKPSKAKYYLDDSADVVRLLCGLANASCPKPTRVAHFQVSMENPF; translated from the exons ATGGAATCTAGATCAGGTGCAAACTTTTTTGAATTGGCTTCTGGGGACCTACTTGATATCCCTCAAACTCCAAGAGCTCTTCCCAGGGTGATGACTGCACCTGGAATTATATCCGACTTGGATGGGGATTTGGATGTGACCTCACCAGTTTGTCGTGAGAGGCAAATTATAGTCGCAAATATGCTACCTTTGCATGCTCAAAGGGACGTTGAAACTGCCAAATGGTGCTTCAGCTGGGATGAGGATTCACTTCTATTGCAACTGAAGGATGGATTGTCACTTGAGACTGAGGTGGTATATGTGGGTTCTCTCAAGGTTGAAGTGGATGTCAGTGAACAAGAAGAAATTGCCCAGAAACTTCTTGAGAATTTCAATTGTGTCCCCACCTTCGTTCCACATGAACTTCATGAAAAATTCTATCATGGTTTTTGCAAACAGCAACTATGGCCTCTTTTCCATTACATGCTACCTATGTGCTCTGACCACGGTGACCGTTTTGACCGTCTACTTTGGCAGGCTTACGTATCCGTAAACAAAATATTTGCGGATAAAGTTATGGAAGTAATTAATCCGGAAGAAGATTATGTTTGGGTTAATGATTATCACTTCATGGTTCTCCCTACATTCTTGAGGAAGCGCTACTATCGAGTCAAGCTAGGATTCTTTCTCCACAGTCCTTTCCCTTCATCTGAAATATATCGAACTCTTCCAGTTAGAGATGAAATTCTTAGAGGGTTGCTGAACTGTGATCTGATTGGGTTTCACACGTTTGATTATGCGCGCCACTTTCTGTCATGCTGCAGTAGAATGTTGGGTCTGAACTATGAATCAAAGCGTGGATACATTGGGCTTGATTATTTTGGTCGAACTGTGTACATTAAAATTCTGCCCGTGGGTATTCATATGGGTCGACTTCAATCTGTGTTGAATCTTTCCTCTACGGCTGTCCGAGTCAGAGAGATTcaggaacagtttaaggggaaaAAGGTGATTCTTGGCATTGATGACATGGACATATTTAAAGGGATCAGTCTGAAACTCCTAGCTTTTGAACAACTCTTGCAACGGTATCCGGATTTGCAGGGTGAATTAGTCTTAATCCAAATAGTAAACCCTGCTAGGAGCTCAGGAAAGGATGTACAAGAAGCGAAGAGAGAGACATATTTGACTTCCGGGAGGATTAACAATATGTATGGCTCCCCTGGATATCAACCAGTCATTCTGATTGATCGTCCTGTTGCCCGTTACGAAAAGACAGCATACTATGGTTTGGCTGAATGTTGTATCGTGAGCGCAGTGAGGGATGGGATGAACTTGGTTCCTTACAAGTATATTGTTTGCCGACAGGGTTCTCCAAGTATGGACAAAGCCATGGGTATCAAAACAGATTCCCCTCGCACAAGCATGCTTGTTGTGTCCGAGTTCATAGGGTGCTCGCCTTCCTTAAGTGGAGCAATAAGGGTTAACCCATGGGATATTGATTCCGTGGCTGAGGCTATGAATCTGGCAATCACAATGCCCGATTCTGAGAAACGCTTGCGGCATGAGAAACATTATCGATATGTTAGTTCTCACGATGTAGCGTATTGGGCTCGCAGTTTTGTGCAAGATTTGGAGAGAGCATGCAAAGATCACTACAGTAAGCGCTGCTGGGGAATTGGTTTAGGTCTGGGGTTTAGAGTTGTTTCgctctctccaaatttcagaAAGTTGTCAATTGATCACATTGTCTCAACGTATAAAAGGACCAATAGAAGGGCTATTTTTCTGGACTATGATGGTACGATTGTCCCCCAGAGTTCTATTGTTAAAAGCCTGAGCCCTGACGTTGTGGCTGTTCTGAATGTTCTGTGCAATGATCCAAAGAACACTGTCTTTATTGTTAGTGGGAGGGGAAGAAGTTCGCTGATTGAGTGGCTTGCTCCCTGTGAGAGGCTGGGAATTGCTGCTGAACATGGGTTCTTCATAAA ATGGAGTAAGAACACAGACTGGGAATCCAGTCCCTTGACTGCACACCTCGAGTGGAAGCAAATTGTGGAACCGGTTATGAAATCATACAGAGAGGCAACTGATGGCTCTAACATAGAAATTAAAGAGAGCGCTCTAGTATGGCACCATCAGGATGCTGATCCTGACTTCGGATCCTGCCAAGCTAAGGAATTGTTGGATCATTTGGAAAGTGTGCTTTCTAATGAACCTGCAGTTGTCAACAGGGGTCACCATATTGTTGAAGTCAAGCCACAA GGAGTAAGCAAAGGGTTGGTTGCAGAGAAGGTTATCTCAACAATGGTTAAAAATGGGGAACCACCGGATTTTTTGATGTGCATTGGGGACGATAGGTCAGATGAAGACATGTTTGAGAGCATATCAAGCACAGTCTCTTGTCCTTCCTTTCCGGTAGCTCCCGAGATATTTGCTTGCACTGTTGGGAAAAAGCCAAGCAAGGCCAAGTATTATCTTGACGATTCAGCTGATGTAGTTAGACTACTTTGTGGCCTCGCTAATGCTTCTTGTCCGAAACCCACGCGTGTTGCTCATTTCCAAGTTTCAATGGAGAATCCGTTTTGA
- the LOC131310291 gene encoding AP-1 complex subunit gamma-2-like, which produces MNPFSSGTRLRDMIRAIRACKTAAEERAVVRKESAAIRAAVGESDNEYRHRNLAKLMFIHMLGYPTHFGQMECLKLIAASGFPEKRIGYLGLMLLLDERQEVLMLVTNSLKQDLNHSNQYIVGLALCALGNICSAEMARDLAPEVERLLQFRDPNVRKKAALCSIRIIKKVPDLAENFMNPAASLLKEKHHGVLLTGLQLCTDLCKVSEEALEYFRKKCTESVVKALKDVANSPYAPEYDISGITDPFLHIRLLRFLRILGHGDADASDCMNDILAQVATKTESNKNAGNAILYECVETIMSIEDNSGLRVLAINILGRFLSNRDNNIRYVALNMLMRAITVDAQAVQRHRATILECVKDSDASIRKRALELLYLLVNESNVKSLTKELIEHLEVSEQEFKGDLTAKICSIIEKFSTEKIWYIDQMLKVLSEAGNFVKDEVWHALIVVISNASNLHGYTVRCLYKAVQTSGEQESLVRVAVWCIGEYGEMLVNSTGMLDIEEPITVTESDAVDVIEISLKNHTSDLTTRAMCLIALLKLSSRFPACSQRIKDIVVQNKGSLVLELQQRSIEFNSIIEKHQNIRSLLVERMPVLDEATYSGRRAGSLSATIPTSNGAAINLPNGVAKPTAAPLVDLLDLSSDDAPAPSSSGSDFLHDLLGVDLSPAPSQSGTSQAQKSGTDVLLDLLSIGTPPAQSSSFSSDILSTSQDNTTSSDNLQRLSSPSTPSAQISSAAGGSPIMDLLDGFAPNPATSDANGPVYPSVVAFESSSLKILFNFSKPPGNPQTTTIQATFTNKSPNTFTDFIFQAAVPKFLQLHLDPASSNTLPESGNGSITQDMRVTNSQHGKKSLVMRIRISYKVDSKDILEEGQINNFPRGL; this is translated from the exons ATGAATCCGTTCTCCTCGGGCACGCGTCTAAG GGACATGATTCGGGCTATACGTGCTTGCAAAACTGCAGCTGAGGAGCGGGCTGTGGTAAGAAAAGAGAGTGCCGCAATTCGTGCAGCAGTTGGTGAAAGTGATAATGAGTACAGGCATCGTAATCTGGCAAAGCTCATGTTCATTCACATGCTTGGTTATCCCACACATTTTGGTCAAATGGAATGCCTGAAGTTAATTGCAGCTTCTGGATTTCCAGAGAAAAGGATAGGCTATCTTGGCCTCATGTTACTTCTTGATGAAAGACAGGAAGTGCTAATGTTGGTCACGAACTCATTAAAACA AGATCTTAACCACTCCAACCAGTACATTGTTGGACTTGCTCTTTGTGCTTTGGGTAATATATGTTCCGCAGAAATGGCTCGTGATCTTGCTCCAGAAGTCGAAAGATTATTGCAATTTCGAGATCCAAATGTTCGGAAGAAA GCAGCACTGTGCTCCATAAGGATTATAAAAAAAGTCCCAGACCTGGCTGAAAATTTTATGAACCCTGCTGCCTCCTTACTTAAGGAAAAGCACCATGGAGTTCTACTTACCGGTCTCCAGCTCTGCACAGATCTATGTAAAGTCAGTGAAGAGGCTCTTGAATATTTCAGAAAG AAATGCACAGAGAGTGTGGTCAAAGCTTTGAAGGATGTTGCGAACAGTCCATATGCACCAGAGTATGACATCTCTGGAATTACAGATCCTTTTCTCCATATTAGATTACTCAGGTTTTTGCGCATATTGGGTCATGGAGATGCAGATGCTAGTGACTGTATGAATGACATCCTTGCACAG GTTGCAACAAAGACTGAGTCAAACAAAAATGCCGGAAACGCCATCCTCTATGAATGTGTTGAAACTATTATGAGCATTGAAGATAATAGTGGCTTGCGGGTGCTTGCTATCAATATCTTGGGAAGATTTTTGTCAAACCGTGACAACAATATCAG ATATGTTGCTTTGAACATGCTGATGAGAGCGATCACTGTAGATGCACAAGCAGTGCAGAGGCATCGGGCAACTATCTTGGAATGTGTCAAG GATTCAGATGCATCTATTCGTAAAAGGGCCCTTGAACTTTTATATCTTCTTGTGAACGAAAGTAACGTAAAGTCTTTAACAAAAGAGCTTATTGAACATCTGGAAGTAAGTGAGCAAGAGTTCAAAGGTGATCTTACAGCCAAAATTTGCTCCATTATCGAAAA GTTTTCCACTGAAAAAATTTGGTACATCGATCAGATGCTCAAGGTTCTCTCTGAG GCAGGGAATTTCGTTAAGGATGAAGTGTGGCATGCCCTAATCGTTGTGATAAGCAATGCTTCTAACCTCCATGGCTATACCGTGCGGTGTCTGTACAAAGCAGTCCAAACATCAGGTGAACAG GAAAGCCTTGTCCGAGTAGCAGTTTGGTGCATTGGAGAATATGGTGAGATGTTGGTCAATAGTACTGGAATGCTTGACATAGAAGAACCAATAACT GTGACTGAGTCTGATGCAGTGGATGTCATTGAGATTTCTTTGAAAAACCATACCTCGGATCTTACCACTCGGGCAATGTGTTTGATTGCTTTGTTAAAGCTGTCTTCTCGTTTTCCTGCTTGTTCACA GAGGATTAAAGATATAGTTGTCCAAAATAAGGGAAGCCTTGTGCTTGAACTGCAGCAGAGATCGATTGAATTTAATTCTATAATCGAGAAGCATCAGAATATCAG GTCTTTGCTTGTAGAAAGGATGCCAGTTCTAGATGAGGCAACTTACAGTGGGAGGAGGGCTGGTTCTTTGTCAGCAACCATTCCCACTTCGAATGGGGCTGCAATTAATCTTCCAAATGGAGTTGCAAAACCCACTGCTGCTCCTCTTGTTGATTTACTAGATCTAAGTTCGGATGATGCCCCGGCACCTAGCTCTTCTGGCAGCGATTTTCTTCATGATCTTCTTGGTGTTGATTTATCACCAGCTCCATCACAATCAG GTACCAGTCAGGCTCAAAAAAGTGGCACAGATGTCCTATTGGATCTTTTATCAATTGGGACACCTCCAGCTCAAAGCAGCTCGTTTTCATCTGACATCTTATCCACCAGTCAAGATAACACAACTTCAAGTGATAATTTACAGAGATTGTCCTCGCCATCTACGCCTTCCGCACAGATCTCCTCCGCTGCTGGTGGTTCACCTATTATGGATTTGTTGGATGGTTTTGCTCCCAATCCGGCTACCTCTG ATGCCAATGGTCCTGTGTATCCATCCGTAGTTGCATTCGAAAGCAGCTCCTTGAAGATATTGTTCAACTTCTCAAAGCCACCTGGAAACCCTCAAACAACAACTATCCAAGCTACGTTTACCAATAAGTCACCTAACACCTTTACAGATTTTATTTTCCAGGCAGCTGTTCCGAAG TTTCTTCAACTGCACTTAGATCCTGCTAGCAGTAATACTCTCCCTGAAAGTGGTAATGGGTCAATCACACAAGATATGCGAGTTACAAACAGCCAACACGGCAAG AAATCCCTTGTCATGCGCATACGGATAAGTTACAAGGTGGATAGCAAAGACATTTTGGAGGAAGGACAAATCAACAATTTCCCTCGTGGGTTGTGA